The genomic segment CTATGCCTATCCTGAAACTCGCGATGGCAATCAAGAAGCTTAAGGATGGGGAGATCATTGAAATGTACGGTACTGATCCCGGATCAAAGGATGATGTGCCGGCATGGTGCGAGAGGACAGGTAATAGTCTTCTTGAAGTAGTCGAGGTCGAAGACGGGTTTACATTCTTCATCCGTCGCGGAGAATAGGTTCACA from the Candidatus Aegiribacteria sp. genome contains:
- a CDS encoding sulfurtransferase TusA family protein, with amino-acid sequence MQGDVILDCKGLSCPMPILKLAMAIKKLKDGEIIEMYGTDPGSKDDVPAWCERTGNSLLEVVEVEDGFTFFIRRGE